From Bordetella flabilis, the proteins below share one genomic window:
- a CDS encoding ABC transporter ATP-binding protein, producing the protein MSFLRLEKISKDYGDLRVVRDLDLSVEQGEFVSLLGPSGCGKTTTLQMIAGFAEVTRGRILLDGRDITHAKPNTRGLGIVFQSYALFPHLTVVDNVAFGLAMRKVGRAERIERTREVLALVKLDQHAGRYPRELSGGQRQRVALARALVIRPPVLLLDEPLSNLDAKLREEMQFELRGIQRKTGTTTLMVTHDQAEALSISDRVVVMEEGRATQIDRPYRMYEHPESEFISRFVGKTNFLAATVTRAGAQAEVRSGDLRFDVDGQGLHQGDAVRVCLRPEKLRSVAPGQGKLSGTVATRYFLGSQWMYEVDTPLGALTVLTPNDGRAPHADGDRIGVDWAAGVVRVLPAGARERAA; encoded by the coding sequence ATGTCTTTTCTACGACTGGAAAAAATCTCCAAGGACTACGGCGACCTGCGCGTGGTGCGGGATCTCGACCTGTCGGTGGAGCAGGGCGAGTTCGTTTCGCTATTGGGGCCTTCCGGCTGCGGCAAGACCACCACCCTGCAGATGATCGCGGGCTTTGCCGAGGTCACGCGCGGCCGCATCCTGCTGGACGGCCGCGATATCACCCATGCCAAGCCCAATACGCGTGGCCTGGGCATCGTGTTCCAGAGCTACGCGCTGTTCCCGCATCTGACCGTGGTCGACAACGTCGCCTTCGGCCTGGCCATGCGCAAGGTGGGCCGCGCCGAACGCATCGAGCGGACGCGGGAAGTCCTGGCCTTGGTGAAGCTGGACCAGCATGCCGGGCGTTATCCGCGCGAACTGTCGGGCGGACAGCGGCAGCGGGTGGCGCTGGCGCGCGCCCTGGTCATACGCCCGCCAGTGCTGTTGCTCGACGAACCCTTGTCGAACCTGGATGCCAAGCTGCGCGAGGAAATGCAGTTCGAGCTGCGCGGCATCCAGCGCAAGACCGGCACCACCACCCTGATGGTGACCCACGACCAGGCCGAGGCGCTGTCGATCAGCGATCGCGTCGTGGTCATGGAAGAAGGCCGCGCCACGCAGATCGACCGGCCCTACCGCATGTACGAGCATCCCGAAAGCGAGTTCATCTCGCGCTTCGTCGGCAAAACCAACTTCCTGGCGGCCACCGTCACGCGCGCCGGGGCGCAGGCCGAAGTGCGCAGCGGCGACCTGCGGTTCGACGTGGATGGGCAGGGGTTGCATCAGGGCGACGCCGTACGCGTTTGTTTGCGGCCGGAGAAACTGCGGTCCGTGGCGCCGGGCCAGGGCAAGCTCAGCGGCACGGTGGCGACGCGCTACTTCCTGGGCAGCCAATGGATGTACGAAGTCGATACGCCGCTGGGCGCGCTGACGGTCCTCACGCCCAATGACGGGCGCGCCCCGCATGCCGACGGCGACCGCATAGGCGTGGATTGGGCGGCCGGCGTGGTGCGCGTGCTGCCGGCCGGCGCACGGGAGCGCGCGGCATGA
- a CDS encoding IclR family transcriptional regulator, protein MTDSDTRDNDGSSTGVLQRAFTVLRVLADAKGEKLRLTQIAQRAGLAPATTHRVLQALIQEDAVEQPPNSKAYQLSVAFYALGSAAGRHRSNLREVYRPSMLRLCGMLSDTIFILVRHGFDAVCLDRIDGPFPVRSHTGDIGGRVPLGLGQAGLVLLARLPPAEREEVIRFNIPRLHHLGFIDEISMRVRIKECLESNYAYSTGPGLFPGIAGLSVPIEDRNGDTVAALSVAAPAERLSGERLPLIVEMLHKEARAIGAQVNPYDPALRRPNQFLGTGNRE, encoded by the coding sequence ATGACGGATTCTGATACGCGGGACAACGACGGATCTTCCACGGGGGTCCTGCAGCGCGCGTTCACCGTGCTGCGGGTACTCGCCGACGCCAAAGGGGAAAAGCTGCGCCTGACGCAGATCGCGCAGCGCGCGGGGCTGGCGCCGGCCACCACGCACCGCGTCCTGCAGGCGCTGATCCAGGAAGACGCCGTGGAGCAGCCGCCGAACAGCAAGGCATACCAGCTCAGCGTAGCCTTCTATGCACTGGGTTCGGCCGCGGGCCGGCACCGCTCCAACCTGCGGGAGGTCTACCGTCCGTCGATGCTGCGCCTGTGCGGAATGCTGAGCGACACCATCTTCATCCTGGTGCGCCATGGCTTCGACGCGGTGTGCCTGGACCGTATCGACGGCCCCTTCCCGGTACGCTCGCATACCGGCGATATCGGGGGCCGCGTGCCGCTGGGCCTGGGCCAGGCCGGGCTGGTGCTGCTGGCGCGCCTGCCGCCCGCGGAACGCGAGGAAGTCATCCGCTTCAACATCCCGCGCCTGCACCACCTTGGCTTCATCGACGAGATCTCCATGCGGGTGCGGATCAAGGAATGCCTGGAAAGCAACTATGCCTACAGCACCGGCCCAGGCCTTTTCCCCGGCATCGCCGGCCTGTCCGTCCCCATCGAGGACCGTAACGGCGACACCGTCGCCGCGCTCAGCGTGGCCGCGCCGGCGGAACGGCTCAGTGGCGAACGCCTGCCCTTGATCGTGGAGATGCTGCACAAGGAGGCCCGCGCCATCGGCGCGCAGGTCAATCCCTATGACCCGGCCTTGCGGCGGCCGAACCAGTTCCTGGGCACCGGCAATCGCGAGTGA
- a CDS encoding LysR substrate-binding domain-containing protein: MHKLRNILGPLRVLDAVHRAGGVGRAAERLHVTPGAVSHQLRALEAALDTRLCRKTGREAVLTPSGLQLALRVAELFDRVEEAVDEARSRGKTRRIRLKVIPSFAIKWLMPRLAGFYALHADIDLEVATVTRADDVGLDDADFVVRRGHGRWPGTHAERLFDDVLVPACSPALAPAIRSPRDVLAHKLLHSMIAPTSWDAWLAAAGLPTEQARLLPLANAALCLQAAVQGVGIALTQQAYMWDEIERGVLVHPLTAALRSGEGYYLVSAPGTMELRPYADFSAWVKSLAGSTCADRG, encoded by the coding sequence ATGCACAAGCTGCGCAATATCCTGGGACCCCTGCGGGTGTTGGACGCGGTGCATCGCGCCGGCGGCGTCGGTCGCGCCGCCGAACGGCTGCATGTGACGCCGGGCGCGGTAAGCCACCAGCTTCGGGCGCTGGAGGCCGCGCTCGATACACGGCTATGCCGCAAGACGGGACGCGAGGCCGTCCTGACGCCCAGCGGCTTGCAACTGGCCTTGCGGGTCGCCGAGTTGTTCGACCGTGTCGAAGAAGCCGTGGACGAGGCCCGGTCGCGCGGCAAGACGCGGCGCATCCGGCTGAAGGTGATTCCCAGCTTCGCCATCAAGTGGCTGATGCCGAGGCTGGCCGGGTTCTATGCGCTGCACGCCGACATCGACCTGGAAGTGGCCACCGTCACGCGCGCGGACGATGTCGGCCTGGACGATGCCGACTTCGTGGTGCGGCGCGGCCATGGACGGTGGCCCGGCACGCACGCGGAGCGCCTGTTCGACGATGTGCTGGTGCCCGCCTGCTCGCCCGCGCTGGCGCCGGCCATCCGCTCGCCGCGCGACGTGCTGGCGCACAAGCTGCTGCATTCCATGATCGCGCCCACCAGTTGGGACGCCTGGCTGGCCGCCGCCGGCCTGCCGACGGAACAGGCGCGCCTGCTGCCCTTGGCCAATGCCGCCTTGTGCCTGCAGGCGGCCGTGCAGGGCGTGGGCATTGCCTTGACGCAGCAGGCCTATATGTGGGACGAGATCGAACGCGGGGTGCTGGTCCATCCCCTGACCGCGGCATTGCGCAGCGGCGAAGGTTATTACCTGGTCAGCGCGCCAGGCACCATGGAGCTGCGGCCCTACGCCGACTTCTCGGCGTGGGTGAAGTCGCTGGCCGGATCCACCTGCGCGGACCGGGGATAG
- a CDS encoding Bug family tripartite tricarboxylate transporter substrate binding protein, translating to MRVPFLRRGAAIAAVALLLGPAAVRAQDAYPTRPLKMIVPYAAGSAADTLSRAVTNQLASQLGQAIVVENKGGAGGTIGTVDIARAQPDGYTIGLAAQGTMITNQALYAKPGYDSLKDFTHIGLMANIANVLVVAPDSPYGNVGQLAAAIKAAPANKFSYSSSGVGTSHHIAGVVLGQQLNKPLMHVAYTGAPQGMVAIMSKEVDMGLYNIPAAIGLIRGGKLKALAVTSLQRSPLLPDVPTLDESGMKGYEVTLWFGLIAPANVPQDRVARLHRELDAALGNPALRTKLTEQGFDMAPVPLASSRDFSALIRSDLEKWPPIIKALGATAQ from the coding sequence ATGCGCGTTCCCTTTTTGCGCCGCGGCGCCGCCATTGCGGCCGTCGCCCTGCTGCTCGGTCCGGCCGCGGTCCGTGCCCAGGACGCCTATCCGACGCGGCCCTTGAAAATGATCGTTCCCTACGCCGCGGGCAGCGCGGCCGATACGCTGTCGCGCGCCGTCACCAACCAGCTGGCGAGCCAGCTGGGCCAGGCCATCGTCGTGGAGAACAAGGGGGGTGCGGGCGGCACCATCGGTACGGTGGACATCGCCCGCGCACAGCCGGATGGCTACACCATCGGCCTGGCTGCCCAGGGCACCATGATTACCAACCAGGCGCTGTACGCAAAACCCGGCTATGACTCGTTGAAGGACTTCACGCACATCGGATTGATGGCGAACATCGCGAATGTGCTGGTCGTCGCGCCGGATTCTCCCTATGGCAACGTGGGGCAGCTCGCCGCGGCGATCAAGGCCGCGCCCGCCAACAAATTCAGCTATTCCTCCAGCGGAGTGGGCACCAGCCATCACATCGCCGGGGTCGTATTGGGGCAACAGCTGAACAAGCCGCTCATGCATGTGGCCTACACCGGCGCGCCGCAAGGCATGGTGGCCATCATGTCGAAGGAAGTCGACATGGGCCTGTACAACATTCCGGCGGCGATCGGGCTGATACGCGGCGGCAAGCTGAAGGCCCTGGCCGTCACCAGCCTGCAGCGTTCGCCGCTGCTGCCCGATGTGCCGACCCTCGACGAGAGCGGAATGAAGGGATACGAGGTCACCCTGTGGTTCGGCCTGATCGCGCCCGCCAACGTTCCGCAGGACCGCGTCGCGCGCCTGCACCGGGAACTGGACGCCGCGCTGGGCAATCCTGCCCTGCGCACCAAGCTGACCGAGCAGGGCTTCGACATGGCGCCGGTGCCGCTGGCCTCGTCGCGGGATTTCTCCGCGCTGATCCGCAGCGACCTGGAAAAGTGGCCACCCATCATCAAGGCACTGGGTGCGACGGCGCAATGA
- a CDS encoding MmgE/PrpD family protein: MTITQDLARHAVATPASAIPPLALEHAKMSVASTIASASMGYDIPSARMVRELEAADGGSAQATVWFQGGRQPASRAARVNAVASDAAASDDSDLRSIAHIGTIVCTTSLALAERLGRSGRAVLEAMVLGYEVAGRIDESLTPGRMQRGFHGSVSTVFGATVAAGRLLGLDVKAMTHALALAASSASGMAVAADTSCAREYHAGLAAMLGIQAALAAHAGFEGDATILETPRGFLDAMGGQAREDITRDFGASWDIVTDMAIKLMPGAHPFHAVAEAAATAARQGGVDPACVDRIVISAAVQHTSFAGEPHPRNLVEAAHSLPYFVAASVVERGFGWDNLSEAKMRDSVIDALQDKVQYDPNPAPLPDRFPHRHGGGVAIWMKNGEVHSATCQAPRGAGSRGIEWADVDAKYRHLAPRAGLDQGQIERSLHAIHDLDHMDDVAGLLQGLTLPARR, encoded by the coding sequence ATGACCATCACGCAGGATCTGGCGCGCCACGCCGTGGCGACGCCGGCATCGGCCATCCCGCCGCTGGCGCTCGAACACGCCAAGATGAGCGTGGCGAGCACCATCGCAAGCGCCTCCATGGGTTACGACATCCCGTCCGCCCGCATGGTCCGCGAACTCGAAGCCGCCGATGGCGGCAGCGCGCAGGCCACGGTGTGGTTCCAGGGCGGCCGCCAGCCTGCCTCGCGCGCCGCCCGTGTCAATGCGGTGGCCAGCGACGCGGCCGCCTCGGACGACAGCGACCTGCGCAGCATCGCCCATATCGGCACCATCGTCTGCACCACCTCGCTGGCGCTGGCCGAACGACTTGGCCGCTCCGGCCGCGCGGTACTGGAGGCGATGGTACTGGGCTATGAAGTCGCCGGCCGCATCGACGAATCCCTGACACCGGGCCGCATGCAGCGCGGTTTCCATGGATCCGTATCGACCGTATTCGGCGCGACGGTGGCTGCCGGGCGCTTGCTGGGCCTGGACGTGAAGGCCATGACGCACGCGCTGGCGCTGGCGGCCAGTTCCGCCAGCGGCATGGCGGTCGCGGCCGACACCAGTTGCGCCCGCGAATACCATGCCGGCCTGGCCGCCATGCTGGGCATCCAGGCGGCGCTCGCCGCGCACGCCGGCTTCGAGGGCGACGCGACCATCCTGGAAACACCCCGCGGCTTCCTGGACGCCATGGGCGGACAGGCACGCGAGGACATCACTCGCGACTTCGGCGCCAGTTGGGACATCGTGACCGATATGGCGATCAAGCTGATGCCGGGCGCCCATCCTTTCCATGCCGTGGCCGAGGCGGCGGCGACCGCAGCACGGCAAGGCGGCGTGGATCCCGCGTGCGTCGACCGCATCGTCATCTCCGCCGCCGTGCAGCACACCAGCTTCGCGGGCGAGCCGCATCCGCGCAATCTCGTGGAAGCGGCGCACAGCCTTCCCTATTTCGTGGCGGCGTCCGTTGTCGAACGCGGCTTCGGCTGGGACAACCTGAGCGAAGCGAAGATGCGCGACTCGGTCATCGACGCCTTGCAGGACAAGGTGCAATACGACCCGAACCCTGCGCCGCTGCCCGACCGGTTTCCCCATCGCCACGGCGGCGGCGTCGCCATATGGATGAAGAACGGCGAAGTGCACTCGGCGACCTGCCAGGCGCCGCGCGGCGCCGGCTCGCGCGGCATCGAGTGGGCCGACGTCGATGCGAAGTACCGGCACCTGGCGCCCCGCGCCGGGCTGGATCAAGGCCAGATCGAACGCAGCCTGCATGCCATCCATGACCTGGACCATATGGATGATGTTGCCGGACTGTTGCAAGGACTGACCCTGCCCGCGCGGCGCTAG
- a CDS encoding Bug family tripartite tricarboxylate transporter substrate binding protein: MLRFLIGCAAALLLGGPARADTFPSRPIVMIVAVAPGGTLDALARQIASGLTTKLNQSVVVENTTGAGGLIGYQRLMKSEPDGYTLMFSNMSLAIIPQLYPSAHVDPVRDLSPIGTVATVPMVLSVSNKSGITSLPDMLKRMRSGGPKLNFGSGGPGTTAHLAEGLFLNISKTQGELIQYRGSGPALSDLMAGTIDAVIDQTVTMMPLHQDKRIRAIAVSTPQRLPQMPDVPTFAEGGLPAFNLAIWNGVVAPKDTPKPVVDKLASALSAVLDSPEYKARIDQLAARIPSAAERGPAPFAALLAKDTKEVATLAQQIGLTPR; the protein is encoded by the coding sequence ATGTTGCGATTCCTTATCGGCTGCGCCGCCGCGTTGCTGCTCGGCGGGCCAGCCCGGGCCGACACCTTTCCTTCCCGCCCCATCGTGATGATCGTCGCGGTCGCGCCGGGCGGCACGCTGGACGCACTGGCGCGCCAGATTGCCAGCGGGCTGACGACCAAGCTGAACCAGTCCGTCGTCGTGGAAAACACCACGGGCGCGGGTGGACTGATCGGCTACCAGCGCCTGATGAAATCCGAACCCGACGGCTATACGCTGATGTTCAGCAATATGTCGCTGGCCATCATCCCGCAGCTCTATCCCAGCGCCCATGTCGACCCGGTGCGGGACCTGTCGCCCATCGGAACGGTGGCGACGGTGCCCATGGTGCTTTCGGTGAGCAACAAGAGCGGGATCACGAGCCTGCCCGACATGCTCAAGCGCATGCGTTCGGGCGGTCCCAAGCTGAACTTCGGTTCGGGCGGTCCCGGCACCACCGCGCACCTCGCGGAAGGCCTGTTCCTGAATATCTCCAAGACGCAGGGCGAACTGATCCAGTACCGCGGCTCCGGTCCGGCGTTGTCCGACCTGATGGCGGGCACCATCGACGCCGTCATCGACCAGACGGTCACGATGATGCCGCTGCACCAGGACAAGCGCATCCGCGCGATCGCGGTGTCCACGCCGCAGCGCCTGCCGCAAATGCCGGACGTGCCCACTTTTGCCGAAGGGGGGTTGCCGGCCTTCAACCTGGCGATCTGGAACGGCGTGGTGGCGCCAAAGGATACGCCCAAGCCGGTGGTGGACAAACTGGCGAGCGCGCTGTCGGCAGTCCTGGACAGTCCCGAGTACAAGGCCAGGATCGACCAGCTCGCGGCCCGTATTCCGTCGGCGGCGGAGCGCGGCCCGGCGCCGTTCGCCGCCCTGCTGGCCAAGGACACCAAGGAGGTCGCCACGCTGGCGCAGCAGATCGGACTGACCCCGCGCTGA
- a CDS encoding NAD(P)-dependent oxidoreductase: MQSQSYGFIGLGNMGGPMAGRLLDAGFSLAVYDTNAASVKALADKGARACGSAREVADATETIFLSLPTPEIVQHVATSADGLLGGGKVKRVVDLSTIGPRVARQVGALLAKRGIVYVDAPVSGGVGGARAGTLAVMAACPQADYDALLPVLRHFGPVFYLGGEAGMGQSMKLANNLMSASAVAITSEAMAMGVKAGLDPKVMLDVINAGSGRNTASQDKFPKAVLTGTFDIGFAARLAYKDVRLCVDEAEAIGVPMVVGSAVREMLVMTHAMCGEDADFTHIARMVEMISGTAIRQRKDSSG; this comes from the coding sequence ATGCAATCGCAGAGCTATGGATTCATCGGATTGGGCAATATGGGCGGGCCCATGGCGGGGCGCCTGCTGGACGCGGGCTTCTCCCTGGCGGTCTACGACACCAACGCCGCGTCGGTTAAGGCGCTGGCGGACAAGGGCGCCCGGGCTTGCGGCAGTGCACGCGAGGTGGCGGACGCGACGGAAACCATTTTCCTTAGCCTGCCCACGCCGGAAATCGTGCAGCACGTCGCCACCTCGGCGGACGGGCTGCTGGGCGGCGGCAAGGTCAAGCGCGTGGTGGACCTGTCGACCATCGGTCCACGCGTGGCGCGCCAGGTCGGTGCGTTGCTGGCCAAGCGCGGCATCGTCTATGTGGACGCGCCGGTCAGCGGCGGCGTAGGCGGCGCGCGCGCCGGCACGCTCGCCGTCATGGCGGCGTGCCCGCAGGCGGACTACGACGCGCTGCTGCCGGTGCTGCGGCATTTCGGGCCGGTGTTCTACCTGGGCGGCGAAGCCGGAATGGGACAAAGCATGAAGCTCGCCAACAACCTGATGTCGGCGTCCGCCGTGGCCATTACCTCAGAGGCGATGGCCATGGGCGTGAAGGCGGGCTTGGATCCGAAGGTCATGCTGGACGTGATCAACGCGGGATCCGGCCGCAATACGGCCAGCCAGGACAAGTTCCCGAAGGCGGTACTGACGGGCACTTTCGATATCGGCTTCGCGGCGCGCCTGGCCTACAAGGACGTGCGGCTGTGCGTGGACGAAGCCGAGGCCATCGGCGTACCGATGGTGGTGGGGTCGGCCGTGCGCGAGATGCTCGTGATGACGCACGCGATGTGCGGTGAAGACGCGGATTTCACGCATATCGCGCGGATGGTGGAGATGATCAGCGGAACCGCGATCCGGCAACGGAAAGACTCGTCGGGATGA
- a CDS encoding LysR substrate-binding domain-containing protein — MELRQLEMFIGIADAGAYSRAAMRLSISQPILSRRVKALERELGVALFHRTGRGVLLTEAGALLEQYARGIVENTHTAVKAVKASSATQQGPVVIGMPASISAVLSVPLIQAFRRAMPGISLKFMEGYSGHVLEWLGAGLTDISILYDAPRLNIASLRAEALLKDELFLLGPRDDPAGVGRGPVQAARLSCIPMILPGRPHGVRVLVDEALSALGLEPNVEMEVDAMHAMLQLVESGLGYAVLSYACVAPQIAQGRMRIWRIVQPGITRSLVIATSTQRPSTKAVRMLRTILRRQLHDLIDRGRWAPDAGVFS, encoded by the coding sequence ATGGAACTGCGACAGCTCGAAATGTTCATTGGTATCGCCGACGCGGGGGCGTACTCGCGGGCGGCGATGCGTTTGTCGATCAGCCAGCCTATCCTGAGCAGGCGCGTCAAGGCCCTGGAGCGGGAACTGGGCGTGGCGCTGTTTCACCGCACCGGGCGCGGGGTGCTGCTGACGGAGGCCGGGGCGCTGCTGGAGCAGTACGCCCGCGGCATTGTTGAAAATACGCACACCGCCGTGAAGGCGGTGAAGGCGTCCAGCGCGACGCAGCAGGGGCCGGTGGTGATCGGTATGCCGGCGTCGATTTCCGCCGTGCTGTCCGTGCCGCTGATCCAGGCGTTCCGGCGGGCGATGCCGGGCATATCGCTGAAGTTCATGGAAGGCTATAGCGGCCACGTGCTCGAATGGCTGGGGGCGGGCCTGACCGATATTTCGATTCTGTACGACGCGCCACGGCTGAATATCGCTTCGCTGCGTGCGGAGGCCTTGCTGAAGGACGAACTGTTCCTGCTGGGACCGCGCGACGATCCCGCGGGCGTGGGCAGGGGGCCGGTGCAGGCGGCGCGCCTGAGCTGCATTCCCATGATTCTTCCAGGACGGCCGCACGGCGTACGGGTGCTGGTGGACGAGGCGCTGTCCGCGTTGGGGCTGGAGCCGAACGTGGAGATGGAAGTGGACGCCATGCATGCGATGTTGCAGCTGGTGGAGAGCGGGCTGGGCTACGCGGTGCTGTCGTATGCATGCGTGGCGCCGCAGATCGCGCAGGGCCGGATGCGGATATGGCGGATCGTGCAGCCGGGGATCACGCGGTCGCTGGTTATCGCGACGTCGACGCAGCGTCCGTCGACGAAGGCGGTGCGGATGTTGCGGACGATATTGCGTCGGCAACTGCATGATTTGATCGATCGGGGGCGATGGGCGCCTGATGCCGGGGTGTTTTCGTAA
- a CDS encoding cupin domain-containing protein, whose translation MKVFHGRAEGVASEARGPTFTGTVWADPIMPTTDNVTINNVFFSPGARTFWHTHEHGQVLQVTAGRGWICTDGGEPQMIRQGDVVWIPPDERHWHGAAVDTYMVHVATSIGKSVWQEAVADADYPTARIGAAS comes from the coding sequence ATGAAGGTTTTTCATGGCAGGGCAGAAGGCGTCGCCTCGGAAGCACGCGGTCCCACCTTCACGGGAACGGTGTGGGCGGATCCCATCATGCCGACCACGGACAATGTGACGATCAACAATGTGTTTTTCTCGCCGGGCGCCCGAACCTTCTGGCACACCCATGAGCATGGGCAGGTGCTGCAGGTGACCGCGGGGCGCGGATGGATATGCACCGACGGCGGAGAGCCGCAGATGATCCGGCAGGGCGATGTGGTGTGGATTCCGCCCGATGAGCGGCATTGGCACGGCGCCGCGGTGGACACCTACATGGTCCATGTGGCGACGTCGATCGGCAAGAGTGTCTGGCAAGAAGCCGTGGCGGACGCGGACTACCCTACAGCGCGTATCGGCGCGGCAAGCTGA
- a CDS encoding carboxymuconolactone decarboxylase family protein: MANDELFEKGFQNRKDVLGAAHVEKSWNSADDFNRPMQKLVTEYCWGEIWSDPTLPFKTRSLINLAMLTAMSQHHELAAHVKGALRNGVTKDEIRAVLMQAAIYCGVPLALAAFRVASEAIAAYEAEAARG; this comes from the coding sequence ATGGCTAACGACGAACTTTTCGAGAAGGGTTTCCAGAACCGCAAGGACGTGCTCGGCGCGGCGCATGTCGAAAAATCCTGGAACTCGGCGGACGATTTCAACCGCCCCATGCAGAAACTCGTCACCGAGTACTGCTGGGGCGAGATATGGAGCGATCCCACGCTGCCGTTCAAGACGCGCAGCCTGATCAACCTGGCCATGCTCACGGCGATGAGCCAGCACCACGAACTGGCCGCGCATGTGAAAGGCGCCTTGCGTAACGGCGTCACCAAGGACGAGATCCGCGCGGTGCTGATGCAGGCCGCCATCTATTGCGGCGTGCCCTTGGCGCTGGCTGCCTTCCGCGTGGCGAGCGAGGCCATTGCCGCCTATGAAGCCGAGGCCGCGCGCGGCTGA
- a CDS encoding Bug family tripartite tricarboxylate transporter substrate binding protein, whose protein sequence is MKKSASTLAALLCGLLFNAHAMADYPDRALRMVVPFGAGGGVDALARPLAKELGEILGQSVIVENKPSTNGQIGMTEVARAEPDGYTMVMSSAAYAITPAFYHDLPYSVVKDFAPVTILASNPLVLVASTKFQASTVADMIAMARARSGSVNFAAPGNSGVHYLAAELLGSVAGVKWTSVPYKGAGPAFPDLISGQVDVMFDNPASSLPFVQSGRLKLIATTGQKRLAAAGNAPTIAETLPGFDAANWFVLAVPAGTPQARIQKLYDASVRAMKQPAIVEFMNRNGIAPILDSPPEAARYIRAEADKWRGVVKDNGLSVQ, encoded by the coding sequence ATGAAGAAATCGGCATCGACTCTTGCCGCGCTGCTATGCGGCCTGCTTTTCAACGCCCATGCAATGGCGGACTATCCGGACCGTGCGCTGCGCATGGTGGTGCCTTTCGGGGCGGGGGGTGGCGTGGATGCACTGGCGCGGCCGCTGGCCAAGGAACTGGGCGAGATCCTGGGCCAAAGCGTGATCGTCGAAAACAAACCCAGCACCAATGGCCAGATCGGCATGACCGAGGTCGCGCGGGCGGAGCCGGACGGCTACACCATGGTGATGAGTTCCGCTGCGTATGCGATTACGCCGGCCTTCTACCATGACCTGCCCTATAGCGTGGTCAAGGACTTCGCGCCGGTGACCATCCTGGCGTCCAATCCCCTGGTGCTGGTCGCGTCGACAAAGTTCCAGGCATCGACCGTCGCCGATATGATCGCCATGGCGCGCGCGCGCAGCGGCTCCGTCAACTTCGCGGCCCCCGGCAATAGCGGCGTGCATTACCTTGCGGCGGAACTGCTGGGCAGCGTGGCCGGGGTCAAGTGGACCAGCGTTCCCTACAAGGGCGCGGGACCGGCCTTTCCGGACCTGATCAGCGGCCAGGTCGACGTGATGTTCGACAATCCCGCGTCGTCCCTGCCTTTCGTGCAATCCGGACGCCTGAAGCTGATCGCCACGACAGGCCAGAAACGACTGGCCGCAGCCGGCAATGCGCCGACCATCGCCGAGACGCTACCCGGTTTCGACGCGGCGAACTGGTTTGTCCTGGCCGTCCCGGCCGGCACGCCGCAGGCCCGCATCCAGAAACTTTACGACGCCAGTGTGCGGGCCATGAAGCAGCCGGCGATCGTCGAATTCATGAACCGCAACGGCATTGCCCCCATACTCGACTCCCCGCCGGAGGCCGCGCGCTACATACGCGCCGAGGCCGACAAATGGCGCGGGGTGGTCAAGGACAACGGCTTGTCGGTGCAGTGA